In Nostoc piscinale CENA21, the genomic stretch ATGAACAAGAATATCCCCAGCCAACAACCAAAATTTCTACTTTTATTCAAAACTTGGATCTGAAATTTGTCGTCGAAGATTTAGTAAAAATTGTCAGTTCTATCCAGGTAGGTTCAGAACGCATTCAGCATCTTTCAACTTCACTCCGCAGTTTTTCACGTTCAGATAGCAACACCAAATTACTCGCTGATTTGCATACGGGTATCGATAGTACGCTGATGATTTTACAACATCGCCTCAAGCCTAATGGCGATCACCCCGCAATTGAAGTGATGCGGTCTTACGGTAAGTTACCTCATGTTCACTGCTACATCGGTGAGATGAATCAAGTATTTATGAATCTACTGGCTAACGCTATTGATGCCCTTGATGAAGCAATTATCCAAGGCAAAATGAGCGATCGCATTCCACAAATTCAAATTATCACCGATGTCAATTCCCAACACATGGCAATAATTAAAATTGCTGACAATGGTATCGGTATTCCTGAAAGACTCAAACAAAGACTGTTTGAACCTTTATTTACGACAAAACCCGTCGGTAAAGGTACAGGACTTGGTTTATCCATTGCCCATCAAATTGTTGTCGAAAAACACAACGGCATCATGGATGTTCATTCTCAACCAGGTATCGGAACTGAGTTTACCATCGCAATTCCGATTTAAATTCATCTAGTTGGTAGCCTAAAAGATATAGTCATACCTAGAAGTTTACCTAGATGGCATAAACCATAGGTATACCCAAATATTTGGAATTAGAGAATATTTTTATACCTTGCAATCGCCTAAATAAACTTAATAATACCTCTTCAGAAATTTGCTGTTTTGAAATTGATGATTTAAAGTAGTGCTGAGTTTTTCGGAAACAATCATCAATGACTACTTTAACGACAGAAAATCAAAAATCAACCAAGCAGAAAAAGCAGTCTTTAGGACGCGTAGATATTGGTTCTCCCAAAGTACCATTCTGCAAAACCAAAAAGACTAAGCAAGAACACGAGTTACTCAGTGACTGGGAACACGCTAGTTAATCTATTACGAGTTGAAACTCCACTGACACAATTGAGATACTGGTGTCATCCGGGGGCGATTGTATTGGTAAAATCCCTCAAGATTTAGTAAAGCTTTGCGGTACAAAATCCACGTAGCACTATCCTCGTCAACATTGACGGTATTGAGGATATTTGCCTGACTAAGTGTTAAATGTTCTTCTGCATCCCACTTAAACTCAGCAGAATCGACTGTATTTTTCTGCGGAATATCCCACAAAATACTTAGACCTTCGCCTGTGATACGATTTTTATCTGCTATCCCACGCACACAAACAAATTGATCAGAGTGCGGATACCCATAATAACCATTCACTTGATTTCCAGTTTTAGAAAAATTAAAACAAACTCCAGCTCCATCCCGCCAATCTTGGGGGTCAGGTTGACTGCAAAATTGATATTGACCATTTACTAAACTGGCAATATTCACTGGTTGATTGGTCAACTGCAAGTCTTGAGCCAAAGGGACTTTATCAGAAATCAGTGAACCTGTGAATAAAGTTAAACAAACAATACCCATTGGTAAGAAATTGCTCATGGTCAGCATCATCTCACCGATATATTTCTGGGAAACTTGCTTGGAGAAAAAGATTTAAATTAACTAATTTCTAAACAACTGGAGCCGCAGCAACCACCATAAACATTAGCAATGCCAACATCAAAACCAAGAGTTTGACAATTAGGTAAGTTGTAGGATCATAAAGTGAAAAATCGCTAAACATGAGACACCTCCATTAACCATGTTTGCAAAGTTAATTTCAGCAATAAACCTGATGGGGATTAACTGTCTTTCCTACATTTATATTTTCTCTCAAAATTTCCTGACCAGAACCATCATGTAATTTTAGGTAACATTTCTCTTGTGTAAGCAGGGTGGGCAGTTTGCCCGCCCAATTAATGCGATCGCAATTTTAATTTAACTTTCAGGCACATCAATCAAAATACTGCCTTCTTCCACACGTATCGGAAAAACTGGCAGTGTTTTTTGTTGTGAAACTAATGACAATACCTTACCAACTCCTGGTGGCCAAGGACACCAATTATTCACCTGTCCAGTACTCAAATCAAAAGCACTGCGGTGAAACGGACAAACAATCGCCCCGTCTTCAATTTTGCCATTCTTCAAAGGTAATTTTAAATGCGGACAAGTATTTTCTACTGCATATAATTGATTCTCATGATTGAGCAAGAGAATTTTCCGTTTACCAACATTCACAACTTCTCTCGCACCAGGGGCAAGTGCATCAGCCGCCAGAACTTTAGTCCAGCCCATTGAGTTCTCCTTCATTAATGGATCTGTTTTCAGTTTCCCGCAATTGTGACATCAGTGCCTATTGTTGCCTCCTGACTGCTTCCATAACAGGCGGTATAACATAAAGTAGACAAGATACTAACTTTAAATTACTTTACAAAGGTAGTAAAACATGGGTCGCATAAATCCCTACACCCTGCAAATGCAAATTACCCGGATGTTTGACCAAGGACAATCATTTTTCGCTACAACCAAAGTCCAGGAATGGTTAAAAGAACGTAATCAAAATCCTTTAGACTACGATATTGTTTTCCACCAAAAACCTGCTCCTCCTGGCTCTAAAGAAGTCATGGTAGTAGAAATTGAACTGCGCCGCAAAGATGGACAGCCTGTAGATGCTTGGCTGCAAGAACAAGCTAACCTTCATGCCTAAGTCTTGAAAGTGCTGAGTCACCGAAGTTTGCTCAACGCGGGGAACCCGCGCACGCAAGTTCTCTCCGCACGCAACTTCTCGCTGAGTAGTAACTCAGTTCCTAACAGATGCTTTGACTGCTATGCAATTTTGGATTTTAGACTTTGGATTTTGAATTATCCGTAAGAAGGGTGGACAAAACTTTGCCCACCCTTCTTACTATCGAAATTATTAATTCTGACTTCTGGCTTCTGACTTCTTCATCAATGATGGTGATGATGTTCAGTTAAATGAGGATTCACTGTCACCGCTTGTTCTGACAATAAATCGGCAATATGAGAATTTGCCCATTCTGCTGCCATTGCCAAAAATTCTGGATTGTCGTTAACACAAGCCATCTGCACATAATCCACACCAGAATGTTGCTTTTCTAAAGCATGAATAATGTGATGGACATCTAATAAAGTTTCATGGTTTTCGGTAGCGAAACCAATGGGCATAAATACTATGACTTTTGCACCTAATTGAATCAGGTTTTTAGCAGCTTGTTCAGCGTTAGGCTGTGTCCATTCAATTAAAGGTGTATCGTGATTTAACCAGCCCACCGATATTAACGGATAGCGGTTAATCAATTTTTCTCTGACTAAATCGTAAAGTGCTTGGCTTTCAGTTATTCCAGAGGTGAAACCTTTGGCTTTATGCGGACAACCGTGATTCATTAATACAATCCCGATTTGGGAAGGTAAGTAATTTGCGGCTAAATCAGCATCGATTTTTTCTTCTACCAGATGCGCCATCAAATCGATGTAAGCTGGTTCGTTGTAAAAAGAGGGAATGTAACGCTGTCCTTTAACCCAGTGTTCTTCTCCGGCTGTGATTTCGGCTAAAGCGTTATTCACTTGCTCGATCGCAATTCCACTAGTAAAGATTGAATCAACAACCAACAGGGGGTAGATTAACAGCTTATCAAACCCTTGGCTCTGGATTTCTGCTAAAACTTGCTTGGGCAGAAATGGCGCACAGAAGTTAAATGCTTTGAATACTTTAACGCGATCACCCCACTTCGCTTGTAAATTTTGTTCAATACCCGCTCGTTGCTGCTCAAATATGGCGTTATGTGGCGAAATAAAATCATGATGTGTATGGCCCCATTCATGGCGGTCAAATAGCGCCAAAAGCCTTGCTAGAGGAGGATAAATCCAAGTGGGAACGGGTGCAAACTTCGCTGTGAGTAAATTTAAAGCCTGTTCGTTATAGTTGGCAAAATCTTCGTAGCTTTCGACTTCACCATAGCCCATTAATAATACAGCTACACGGTCTTGACCAGGTAGATGCTCATGGGTGTGTTGCAATTTTTCTGGGGTAGCAACCACAATACATTCCTCAATAGAAATTCAGAGTCAAGAGCTAGGTAATAGCTCTCGTGTATTTTTCTGAATGATAAATCATTATCCCTTCCGGGGGGATAGGATAACCAGAAAATTAACAACAATACTTCAAAAGACATACTTAGAATTAATCCTAGATACTGAGTATGACAAAATAATTACCGAGTATCCTCAAGAAAAATTTAACTAATAGGTTCTCTTTATGTGAGATTTTTAAGTATGTTTTATGTCTTTTTGTTTAAATAAAAATACTTAATTGAATTCTGAATTAATGAACAAAAACGCCAGAAAGAGCAACTGTCACTTGTGAGCATAAAAGATAAATGATGATCATCCTTTGCCCAGGAATTCATGAACCAGAACTCACAGAAAACTTTATTTCAGGCTGGTTAAGCGAAAAAAGAGATAAAATTATGGTGTTTCCGGGGCAAGGTATTTTAGCATTATCAGCCCCACATATTTTGCAATTTTTAGGCGATCGCTGCAAAAACCGTCAAAATTCACCTATTGTATTTATTAGCTTCAGTGCCGGAGTTGTGGGAGCGATCGCCGCCGCCTGGAACTGGCAAATCTGGGGAGGACAAGTCAAAGCATTTATTGCTATAGATGGATGGGGTGTACCTTTATGGGGGGATTTTCCCATTCATCGCCTCAGCCACGATTATTTTACACATTGGAGTTCTTTGTTACTCAGTAGTGGGCATAATAATTTTTACGCAGAACCAACCGTTGACCATTTATCTATGTGGCGATCGCCCCAAAATGTCCAAGGTTGGTGGGTAGACTCTTCAAATGAAGATTCTCCCCAAAAAATGCGCTTGACTGCTGCTGAGTTTTTGCATTTGTTGCTAAAACGCTATGAATAAAAATAGTCCGGAAAACAGCATCAGCAAACAGGAGTGAGAAATAGAAGACAGAAGAATTTTAGATTTTGGATTTTCAATTGTGTTATCCAAAATTGAACTACCAGAAAGCTAAAATTTCACACTTTATACTTTATTCTTTCCCTCAGCTGTTCTATCTACCCTAGTCGTTATCACTAAGAACCGATGTTTCCAACTGAACCTGCTGCTGTCAATAATGGGTTTAGCGCACTGCTAAAAAACCGTGGCTTCATGCTTCTGTGGATTGGACAACTCATTTCCCAGTTGGCAGATAAAGTCTTTTTCGTGCTGATGATTGCCTTACTGGAATTTTATCCAGCCCCATCAGGATTAGCCGAGAACTCGATGTACTCAACTTTGATGGTGGCATTTACCATCCCCGCCATTTTATTCGGTTCTGCGGGTGGTGTGTTTGT encodes the following:
- a CDS encoding Rieske (2Fe-2S) protein, encoding MGWTKVLAADALAPGAREVVNVGKRKILLLNHENQLYAVENTCPHLKLPLKNGKIEDGAIVCPFHRSAFDLSTGQVNNWCPWPPGVGKVLSLVSQQKTLPVFPIRVEEGSILIDVPES
- a CDS encoding ferrochelatase, which encodes MVATPEKLQHTHEHLPGQDRVAVLLMGYGEVESYEDFANYNEQALNLLTAKFAPVPTWIYPPLARLLALFDRHEWGHTHHDFISPHNAIFEQQRAGIEQNLQAKWGDRVKVFKAFNFCAPFLPKQVLAEIQSQGFDKLLIYPLLVVDSIFTSGIAIEQVNNALAEITAGEEHWVKGQRYIPSFYNEPAYIDLMAHLVEEKIDADLAANYLPSQIGIVLMNHGCPHKAKGFTSGITESQALYDLVREKLINRYPLISVGWLNHDTPLIEWTQPNAEQAAKNLIQLGAKVIVFMPIGFATENHETLLDVHHIIHALEKQHSGVDYVQMACVNDNPEFLAMAAEWANSHIADLLSEQAVTVNPHLTEHHHHH
- a CDS encoding sensor histidine kinase, with the translated sequence MNQVLTKRFILIVDDNPTNLSVLSEALAGEGWRFRVAVDGESAIAQAERNQPELILLDVQMPGIDGFETCRRLKANPVTQNIPIIFTTALADTESKIQGFSLGAVDYIPKPFAQEEVIARVRVHLQLQQLTQSLEEQVRDRTTALQKAQVQLVQQEKLSTLGELIAGIAHEMNNPIGFIVNNIPPLQEYIADITKLLKLYEQEYPQPTTKISTFIQNLDLKFVVEDLVKIVSSIQVGSERIQHLSTSLRSFSRSDSNTKLLADLHTGIDSTLMILQHRLKPNGDHPAIEVMRSYGKLPHVHCYIGEMNQVFMNLLANAIDALDEAIIQGKMSDRIPQIQIITDVNSQHMAIIKIADNGIGIPERLKQRLFEPLFTTKPVGKGTGLGLSIAHQIVVEKHNGIMDVHSQPGIGTEFTIAIPI